A genomic stretch from Falco naumanni isolate bFalNau1 chromosome 6, bFalNau1.pat, whole genome shotgun sequence includes:
- the DYNLT2 gene encoding LOW QUALITY PROTEIN: dynein light chain Tctex-type protein 2 (The sequence of the model RefSeq protein was modified relative to this genomic sequence to represent the inferred CDS: inserted 1 base in 1 codon) — MKGKSTQSNYEALSMAPMEEEYFTDSMKAKLSMFKANRAKIKHXNTYRLESHNKFKDYLVRDKAQVILMNKLQQAKYDGVSSPSLCASVSEEILKAVKELVFDRYKYVVSVLIVEKAGQAINVASRWIWDVQRDTWISAKCETEISLNIRPNS, encoded by the exons atgaaaggaaaaagtacaCAATCAAATTATGAGGCTTTAAGTATGGCTCCAATGGAAGAAGAGTATTTTACTGATTCGATGAAAGCTAAGCTATCGATGTTCAAAGCTAACAGGGCAAAGATAAAAC CAAATACATACAGACTGGAGTCACATAATAAATTTAAGGATTATTTAGTAAGAGACAAAGCTCAAGTGATACTAATg AATAAACTTCAACAAGCCAAATATGATGGAGTTTCTAGTCCTTCCTTGTGTGCTTCAGTCtcagaagaaatattaaagGCTGTGAAGGAATTGGTATTTGATCGTTACAAGTATGTGGTATCCGTACTAATTGTGGAAAAGGCAGGTCAGGCAATAAAT gtTGCCAGCAGATGGATCTGGGATGTTCAAAGAGACACTTGGATTTCAGCTAAATGTGAAACTGAAATTAGCTTAAATATAAGGCCCAATTCTTAG
- the PFN4 gene encoding LOW QUALITY PROTEIN: profilin-4 (The sequence of the model RefSeq protein was modified relative to this genomic sequence to represent the inferred CDS: inserted 1 base in 1 codon) — protein MGRVAEPRRSAQNRRKVNQLQALLNDSLIRTKHVENAAIIDIKXQVCASTYGFYVPPQSALNLIYTFYKNLLQVRRGGLCFKEAYYKCVHADEHSMYLQNVHGGLIVVKTKTFILLATYRAGTYPSVCVEAAEKLGKRNDSICVPACRHLTV, from the exons ATGGGAAGAGTGGCGGAGCCGCGGCGCAGCGCGCAG aacagaaggaaagtgAACCAGCTGCAGGCTTTGCTGAATGACAGTCTTATCAGAACAAAGCATGTGGAAAACGCAGCTATCATTGACATAA GCCAAGTCTGTGCATCAACCTATGGCTTTTAC GTGCCACCACAGAGTGCTTTAAACCTTATCTACACTTTCTACAAGAACTTACTGCAAGTTAGAAGGGGAGGACTCTGCTTCAAGGAGGCGTATTATAAATGTGTCCATGCAGATGAGCATTCCATGTATCTTCAGAATGTAC ATGGAGGCCTGATAGTTGTGAAGACAAAGACTTTCATCCTGCTTGCTACTTACAGAGCGGGCACGTATCCCAGTGTGTGCGtggaagctgcagagaaacTAGGTAAGAGAAATGACTCTATTTGTGTGCCTGCCTGCCGGCATCTCACTGTTTAG
- the ERMARD gene encoding endoplasmic reticulum membrane-associated RNA degradation protein, which produces MALSDSVTTCLSPPVHYVICKLGFEKKDTYDINNILSENGEVCWQAVTEHVCYLESDQNVDYIKSIRSLGPVCESVNLHFKSLTKEQFVIQYALWLRWTNCTELFLEIFDVLQYTQATEVALGLMKLTSCLERALGDVYLLIDKDCPFLLRDLLASKQLAVVFGQAVMNVLRIFIGSPYGLNLRNVLWHGFASPQEIPAKYCAMLLFLTAGLGQLLQAYLLQTKCVLVHRPYVIFTSLEEFEVFPDLNHEALSIAEELVKLSSFVLKTMLPFWMAALTAFKQNRYADCVILLLPQLEAGLRLLFTTTNKCPDRLLTAEPSALYTTFDEMLAKYLENDKVNQLPAVLEEPAMEFLWDFLNHQEGPRIRDHLSHGEINLEAFPREVANQIVAFAITLLCRFSDKDMFAFKEHMVIKPLMNCASCYCSRFHPISRLKKQVLECMKSIHLWPELPAVPEEQVQTIKGLEGNTEASTLIFMISEILSQLQQYMPRDCCNSDDQINSVLTERLVIELCDTRICTLYSPRPVLEILVVLRKISTQCHQVSEQVIASTELRYKQWMNKTLRSRQRHNYLRMLNSIKFLSLVLRLILVLTALELVNIHSVCKKNPSDYQQYLKFLKSVLQYTEKLVTYTSPEKNKWDETVELTNKALIKIRKISDRKLMLMQLAT; this is translated from the exons ATGGCATTGTCAGACTCGGTCACTACTTGTCTTTCTCCACCTGTGCATTATGTGATTTGCAAACTCGGATTTGAGAAGAAGGACACCTAtgatattaataatattttatctgaaaatggTGAAGTATGTTGGCAAGCTGTTACAGAGCACGTGTGTTACCTTGAATCAG ATCAAAATGTGGATTATATCAAAAGCATACGATCATTAGGACCTGTATGTGAATCTGTTAATTTGCACTTCAAATCTCTGACCAAGGAACAATTTGTAATTCAGTATGCCTTATGGCTGCGCTGGACAAACTGCACAGAG ttatttcttgaaatatttgatGTTCTACAATATACACAAGCTACAGAAGTTGCTCTTGGCTTAATGAAACTAACGTCATGCTTGGAGCGAGCCTTGGGTGAT gtatATTTACTGATTGATAAAGATTGTCCTTTCCTTCTAAGAGATTTGCTTGCTTCTAAGCAGCTTGCGGTTGTGTTTGGACAAGCTGTA ATGAATGTACTGAGGATATTCATTGGATCTCCATATGGTCTGAATCTTCGTAATGTTTTGTGGCATGGATTTGCATCCCCACAAGAAATTCCTGCAAA ATATTGTgctatgctgctttttttaactgCAGGATTGGGACAGTTGTTACAGGCATATCTTCTGCAAACTAAATGCGTTTTAGTACATCGACCTTACGTGATTTTCACTAGTTTGGAGGAGTTTGAGGTATTTCCAG ATCTTAATCATGAGGCACTTTCCATAGCTGAAGAGCTAGTGAAACTGTCcagttttgtattaaaaacaatGTTACCATTTTGGATGGCAGCTTTAACAGCTTTCAAGCAAAACAG GTATGCTGACTGTGTGATTCTCTTACTTCCTCAGCTGGAAGCTGGACTTCGATTGCTCTTCACTACAACTAATAAATGTCCAGATCGATTGCTAACAGCTGAG CCTTCTGCTCTCTACACCACTTTTGATGAG atGCTGGCAAAGTATCTGGAAAATGATAAAGTCAACCAGCTTCCTGCTGTTCTTGAGGAACCTGCCATG GAATTTCTTTGGGATTTCTTGAACCACCAGGAGGGTCCACGTATAAGAGATCATTTAAGCCATGGAGAGATCAATCTGGAAGCATTTCCCAGAGAAGTAGCTAATCAGATAGTTGCATTTGCAATTACTCTTCTCTGCAGATTCTCAGATAAAGACATGTTTGCTTTTAAG GAACACATGGTCATAAAACCACTGATGAACTGTGCAAGCTGCTACTGTTCTCGATTTCATCCAATTTCCCGACTCAAGAAGCAG GTGCTGGAATGTATGAAGAGCATTCATTTATGGCCTGAATTGCCAGCAGTGCCTGAGGAACAAGTTCAGACAATTAAAGG gttggaaggaaatactgaagctagtactttaatttttatgatATCTGAGATTTTATCTCAGTTGCAGCAATATATGCCCCGAGATTGCTGTAATTCAGATGATCAAATCAATAGTGTCCTAACAGAGAG GCTGGTGATCGAACTTTGTGATACACGTATTTGCACACTTTATTCTCCACGACCCGTCCTGGAAATACTGGTGGTACTCCGTAAAATAAGCACGCAGTGCCATCAAGTGTCTGAACAAGTTATTGCCAGCACCGAGTTGAGATACAAACAGTGGATGAACAAGACTCTACGTTCTCGCCAGAGGCATAACTATCTACGGATGTTGAACAG CATTAAATTTTTGTCTCTGGTGTTGCGGCTCATCTTGGTGTTGACTGCTCTAGAACTAGTCAACATTCATTCGGTTTGTAAGAAGAATCCTTCTGATTATCAGCAGTATCTAAA GTTTTTGAAGTCAGTCTTGCAGTATACTGAGAAATTAGTGACATACACAAGCCCCGAGAAAAACAAGTGGGATGAAACCGTGGAGCTTACAAACAAGGCTTtgataaaaataagaaaaatcagtgaCAGAAAGCTAATGTTAATGCAGCTAGCTACATAA